The following proteins are co-located in the Acanthochromis polyacanthus isolate Apoly-LR-REF ecotype Palm Island chromosome 7, KAUST_Apoly_ChrSc, whole genome shotgun sequence genome:
- the ccdc92 gene encoding coiled-coil domain-containing protein 92, giving the protein MASANVTLENQLHSAQKNLLFLQQDHANTLKGLHAEIRRLQQQCTDLTYELTVRSSDPSDSSEVRCKELQRRCEELEAQLKKKEEENTELLRDLEQKNAMISVLENTIKEREKKYLEELKMKSHKLAVLSGELEQRASTIAYLTSQLHATKKKLLAGSSSEASPNVSPVTSYKPTPPPAKDRQPETPRRRMKKSLSQPLHPELTEVYRLGPDGRRLVMREAVDAMPDPTPFLQAGRDSPEPQVVRERPAVIPPIASERSPVPPLGATASPRHSPARDRQYRAHVGVAHRIPHGTPPLAPPQAELETLAVDQVNEEKVVRKRSGADRTV; this is encoded by the exons ATGGCATCAGCAAACGTTACACTGGAAAATCAGCTGCACAGTGCACAGAAAAACCTGCTCTTCCTTCAGCAGGATCACGCCAACACACTGAAGGGGCTACACGCAGAGATCCGCAGATTACAACAGCAGTGCACAG ACCTGACATATGAGCTCACTGTGAGAAGCTCTGATCCCTCAG ACAGCAGTGAGGTCCGATGCAAGGAGCTTCAAAGGAGGTGTGAGGAGCTGGAGGCCcagctgaagaagaaggaggaggagaacacAGAGCTGCTCAGGGACCTGGAGCAAAAGAATGCCATGATTTCCGTCCTGGAAAACACCAtcaaagagagggagaagaagTACCTGGAGGAGCTTAAGATGAAGAGCCACAAGCTAGCTGTTTTGTCTGGTGAGTTGGAGCAGAGAGCGAGCACCATAGCTTACCTGACTTCACAACTTCACGCCACTAAGAAAAAGCTGCTGGCCGGCAGCTCCTCTGAGGCCAGCCCTAATGTCAGTCCAGTCACGTCATACAAGCCCACACCTCCACCGGCCAAAGACAGGCAGCCTGAAACCCCACGTCGCCGCATGAAGAAGAGCCTCTCCCAGCCTCTTCACCCGGAGCTGACAGAGGTGTACCGCCTCGGCCCGGACGGCAGGCGGCTGGTGATGCGGGAGGCGGTCGACGCCATGCCCGACCCCACACCCTTCCTGCAGGCAGGCAGAGATTCTCCTGAACCGCAGGTAGTGCGAGAACGGCCTGCCGTCATCCCTCCCATCGCCTCCGAGCGTTCCCCCGTCCCTCCCCTGGGTGCCACAGCCAGTCCTCGTCACAGCCCGGCTCGGGACCGTCAGTACAGGGCTCACGTGGGCGTGGCGCACCGCATCCCACACGGCACCCCTCCCCTGGCCCCGCCGCAGGCAGAGCTGGAGACGCTGGCAGTGGACCAAGTCAACGAGGAGAAGGTAGTGCGGAAGCGCTCAGGAGCCGACAGGACAGTTTAA